AAGATGGCGGATCGGCACCTATCCGCACTGTAAAAACCAATAGCGGAAGCAAAAAACAAACTGCCCGCGAAAAAAGGATAGCCATGCTCAGGGATAGCCTGCAGCGAATGATCAACCATAAAAAAATGGATGATGAGCTGAACGGACTGCTGCAAACCGAAGGTACTGTTGATTTTAAAGTGCATGTTGAAGAATATACTGATGAGTTTGGTGTGGTGCATGAACAGCTAACACCCGAAATTGTACGTACACACATTACCCGCCGCATAACGCGCCCTAAAAAACTGCATAAGTATGATACATTGAGGTATGTTTATGTAGATCCGCAATTTGGTAAACAGATGATCTCTGTACCCCGCATTAACCCGCTTTGGGTTCAGGAGCAAGCCCGCAAGCAAAAGGAAAAACAGCTATTGCAGATCAAAAAAATGCTGGAGGTTGATTCGCTTGAGAAAGTGCACCTGGCCAGCAACAAACCTACCGTTATTGAAAACCTTGCCGAAGAGTACAGGAAATCGGGTGAGCCGCTTAACAAGCGCATTAATCCGCTTTGGATTGATTCGTTATTGAGGTTTGAGCTGCATACCCGTGGCATTACGTTGCCATTTAGCTATGAAATAAGTACTGCCAACAGCGATTCGCTCATATTCTCGAACGCCAGTGATAGCGAGGGCGAGAAACCTCCGGTATTTGTTGCGGCCAACACCTATCAAACGCCAATATTTACTAAAGAGGTAATCAATGATCCGGGTAAGATCATGCTATCCTTCCCGCAAAAAAACTCGCTCATTTTGCGCAACATGACAGCATCGATGGCTACCACCGGCGGCCTTACCATGGTGTTGATATTTTGTTTTGGTTATACCATCTTCTCTATCCTGAGACAAAAAAAGATCTCAGAAATGAAGATCGATTTTATCAACAACATGACCCACGAGTTTAAAACGCCGGTATCAACCATTATGATTGCCAGTGAAGCTTTGCGGGATAACGAAATAGCCGAAGATAAAGCCCGCGTTTCCCGCCTGGCTAATATCATTTTTGAAGAAAACGCGCGCCTGGGAAGTCATATTGAAAGGGTACTGAATATTGCCCGTATTGAGCGTAACGATTTTAAACTGGATAAAAAGCCGGTTGATGTAAATGAAATGGTTTCATTGGTGCTTGATAGTATGGAACTTAAGCTGCAAAAGTGCAATGCCAAAACCACGCTGCATCTCGAGGCCGATAATGCTTTCATTATTGCCGACGAACTCCACTTTTCGAACGTGCTATACAACCTGATTGATAATGCCATCAAATACAGTAATGAGGCGCCTGATATTACCATAAGCACTGCCGTTAAAAGCGGGCAGGTTGTTATCAGGGTTGCAGATAAGGGCATAGGAATGAGCCGCGATCAGCAATCAAAAATATTTGAGCAGTTTTATCGCATCCCAACCGGTAACGTGCATAATGTTAAAGGTTTTGGATTGGGGTTAAGCTATGTTAATACGATTGTGAAACGCCTTAACGGCACCATAGGTGTAAAATCTGAAAAAGACAAAGGCTCGGAGTTTGAGTTGAAATTCGCGGTGGCGTAAGCTCCGGACTAAAGAATAAGCATGAAAAAAATACTACTTGTTGAGGATGATGCCAACCTGGGTTTGTTATTGCAGGATTACCTGCAGTTGAAAGGAAAATTTGATGTGGTTTTGTGTAAGGATGGGGAAGAAGGCCTGCGCGCCTTTACCAAACAAGCATATGATTTGCTGATACTGGATGTGATGATGCCCAAAAAAGATGGCTTTACTCTTGGCAAGGATATCCGCAAAATTAACGCCCAGGTGCCTATTATTTTTGCTACAGCCAAAGGTATGATTGAAGATAAAACCCAGGCCTTTAATTTGGGTGGGGACGATTATATCACTAAACCATTCCGTATTGAAGAATTACTTCTCCGGATAAACGCGTTATTGAAGCGCACGGATAATGCGGGAAAAAAAGAAGAGGAAAAGCAAACCTCATTTAACATCGGCAAATACACTTTTGACTATACTTCGCAGATGATCATGATTGCCGATACCCAGCAAAAACTCTCAACCAAAGAAGCCGAATTGTTGCGCCTGCTTTGTATGCGCAAAAACGAAGTGCTTACCCGCGAAGAGGCCCTGCTAAATATCTGGCACGATGATAATTACTTTAACGGCCGCAGTATGGATGTGTTTTTAAGCAAGATCCGCAAATACCTTAAAGATGACCCGAACGTTGAGATCATTAACGTGCATGGCAGGGGTTATAAGCTGTTGATTAATTAACAATTATACAGGACTTGGCTTTTTAGAATACAGGGCACCTACGGAGCCTGCTCGCTATGACAACTCACTACTATAAACACGATACTCCTAACGGAGTTGAAAAAAACGCCGGAGGGCTGACGCATTTAGGTATTACTTTATAAGGTTGTCAAGATCATCCAAGTCTTTGTGTCTTCCAGATGCCTTTTTTGCGCTGATTAAATCGTTTAGATGTATTGTCCTTATTGATAAACCGTCTTCTTCAAAATAGATGGCATTTTCAAAACAGGTATCAAAATCAAGTCCCAATGCTGTAGTCATCACATCAATGGATGTAGGGGGCCTACCATAAGTAAACACTTCAATTTCCGGAGACATGAATTTCTCTTCGGTCATATCAAAAATTGGCATCCCAAATCTGCTAAATGCAAGTTTTAACTTCTTGTAATTCTCAATAGTCCTGTCGATCCAGATATCCATATCACCAGTACTTCTCGAATGTCCGTGTAAAATAACAGAGTAGCCTCCTATCAAAATATATCTCACACCTCCTTCATTCAATTCATGTATGAAGTCCCGAAAATCCTGATTGAAAATATTGCCCATTATTTTTGGCGCTTTCTAATGCTAAACGCTGTCCGATCTAATCGTGGCGGTTCGTTTTCCGGATAATTATAAGCAACGCTGTTTAAATAGTTGGCGATACGTAAACGCTCCTGCCAGGTTAAATCTTTGTAGTAAGTACTATGCTTTGCAGCTTCTTTTGCAGTTTGCGCTTTAAATGCCATTCTGTCTAATCTGTAATTACTCATAAGCCAAATATACCTTATAAAATATAAAGCATGTAACAACTTTGTTAAATCAACATCTCCCCGATTTTAATTTATTATAAATAGGTTTGTTACTGACTGAACTGATCTTATAATTTATTTATTATGAAGTTAAAACTACTTTTTTCGTGTTTTATTGCAGCCGGTATTGCAGTACCGGCATTAGCCCAGGAGCCCGTTGATGCGGCCATGGTGCAAAAGATAAGGGAGGAAGGCCTGAACCATTCAAAGGTAATGGAAACGGCCTTTTACCTTACTGATGTTTCGGGTCCGCGCCTGGCAAACTCGCCGGGTTTAATCCGTGCGCAGAAATGGGCTGTTAACCAGCTTAAAACCTGGGGCATGAGCAATGCCAGGCTGGAAAGCTGGGGCAAATTTGGTAAAGGTTGGGAAGTGCAGAAAAACTACGCCGCCATTACCGTTCCGTATTATCACGCTATTATCGCTATTCCTAAAGCCTGGACACCTGGTACCAATGGCTTAATTAAAGGCGACGTGATGATTTTAAAAGCCGATTCGGCTGTCGAGTTGGAGCAGTATAAAGGCAAGCTGGCCGGTAAAATTGTAATATTTGATACCAAAGCCCCAACCGAACGCACCTGGAAGATTGATGCAGCCCGCTACACCGACGAAGAGCTTGCAGAAATGGCTAATGCCAAAGCTACACCGGCCGGTCCGCGGCGCAATGCTCCTGATCCTAACGCTGCACAAATGGCATCATTCCGTAAGTTACGCGCTTTCAGAACTGCTTTAAGCCAGTTTTTGGTTGACGAAAAAGTAGGCCTGATATTAAGCCAGGGCCGCGGCACTGATGGCACGGTGTTTACAACCAACGGCGCGTCGTACGCTGATACAGCCAAAGCAGTAGCGCCCGAGCTGGAAACCAGCAGCGAAGATTATCAGCGTATATTACGTTTGCTGAAAGGCGGACAGCCGGTACAACTGGAGGCCGAAATTAAAACTCAGTTTATTACTGATGATTTGCAGGGTTACGATGTTGTTGCCGAAATTCCGGGTACGGATAAAAAACTGAAAAACCAGGTGGTAATGATTGGCGGTCACCTTGATTCATGGCATGCGGCAACCGGCGCTACTGATAACGCGGCCGGCAGCGCGGTAATGTTGGAGGCGATGCGTATATTAAAAGCCATCAACTTTAAACCAAAACGCACCATCCGCATAGCCTTATGGAGCTCGGAAGAGCAGGGTTTATTTGGTTCGCGCGGTTACGTAGCCAACCACTTTGGCGATCCAAAAACCATGGAATTAAAACCGGAACAAGCTAAGCTATCGGCCTATTATAACTTAGATAACGGCACCGGTAAAATCCGCGGCGTTTATTTGCAGGGCGATTCGGCTGCCGCGCCTATTTTCAAGGCATGGTTAGAGCCCTTTAAAGATTTAGGCGCTACCACGCTTACCATCCGAAATACAGGTGGCACGGATCACCTGTCGTTTGATGCGGTTGGCATTCCAGGCTTCCAGTTTATACAGGATGCAATTGACTATGGTACCCGTACCCACCATAGTAACCAGGATACTTATGACAGGTTGATAGAAGATGATTTGAAACAGGCTGCTACCATCGTAGCTTCATTTGTATATCATACTTCGCAACGCGCCGAGATGATTCCGCGTAAAGAATTGCCGAAACCTCAACCGGCAAGGTAATATAAAAATTGACAAACACGTGTCATTATAAGGAACGAAGCAATCCCCGATTAGCAGGTTCGACCTGTATAGTTTGGGATTGCTTCGTTCCTCGCAATGACGTTTTTGTTATTAAATCTATTGCTTTATCCGCTGGTCGAAAATAAACGGTACCGACCGGATTAGTTTGATCTCCCCAAAATCTTCATGTTTAGGGTTAAGCAGGTAGTTAAATTCTTCTTCAATAATTGATGATGGCACGGCCAAAATAGCCGTTTTTCTTTCCCTGATCCAATTTTCGCCTATCAATTGAGTATAACGCATTTGGTTAAAATCGCTCCAATCAACACGGAGATCATCTAATTTAAGGGTAGTTATTTTAAGTTTATCCGGCGCCTCAATAGTCATTACATTAAAAGCCGCAATAAGCCCCAGCTGGTTACGGTGCACCACGTTTTCAAGGCAGGCTAACGACCGGCTTGATGCCGTATAGATCATATCCACTTCGTTCGGGTTCCAACGTGCGGCCCTGCCCGATGCTATCAGCTTATCCGCGTATTTGGCAAGCGCTATCCTGTATATCAGCATGTTTTAAGCCAGATCGCCGTATTTTATGCGGGTGAGCTCCTCGTCAATAAACTGAATTCCGGTAATCGTATCCATCAAATTAAAAGGTACACGATTGCCGAGCCCATAAGCAGGCGCATGCAGCCATTGCTGAAAAGCCTGTGCCGAACCAAATACCTCAATACCGCTATCAAACAAAGCGAATGATTTAAGCAGTTTTTCGCTTAATGAGGCATCAAGCTTTAACTGGCGGCTAACGTGGTTTTGAATGGTTTTTACCGTGGTTTTAAAAGTTTCCTGAAATTCATCCTGCGTAAAACCCGAAAGTGCCAGAAAATCAAGAGCGCTTTTAGCTTCAAGTCCTTTTTTTGATCTGTCGAGCAGGCCGATATCATCATTGTACCGGGGTATGGTGATGTAAGGTTCCTGAAAGTCATTTACATAACTTACCATAGGCTCAATATTGTATTGATTGGGTTTTGGTGTTTTGCCGGTGGTTGATTTACGCTTTTCCATGACTTTAAAAGTTTATCCAATACAAATATGGAAATTTTTCTATGAATTAAAGAATATTTTCCAGCTTATTTTAAATCGATCCGTTGGTGCTGATAGGGGATTTCTACATGCTGAAATCCTTTCTGCTTAAGCTTGCCGGCAAAATGATGCTGCACCTCATATTCGCCATGGACAAGAAACACGGTTTTTACCAAAGCCGGATCCTGGCAGGATACAAAATGCAGTAAGTCGTCGTAATCGCCATGGGCACTCATCGATCTGATCGAACGTACTTCGGCCTTAACCTCGTATTGTTCACCAAAAATGTGTACTTCATGATCGCCACGCAGCAGGCGGCCGCCCAACGAGTTTGGTTCGGCATAGCCAACCATTAAAATGGTGTTTTTTTGGTTGTTGATATTGTTTTTAATATGATGTTTTACCCGCCCGGCCTCGGCCATGCCCGATGAAGCTATAATAACGCATGGGCGCGGATCATCGTTTAACGCTTTTGATTCTTCTACGCTTTCAATAAACCTTAGCCCTTTAAACCCAAACGGGTTGGCATCCGTCTTTAAAACATCCTGTACTTGTTTATTATATACCTCGGGGTGATTCATCAGTATCTGGGTAGCTTTTTCAGATAACGGACTATCTACATAATAATGAACATCAGGTAAAATACCCTTCAATTCCAACCCATTTAAGGCGTATAAAAGCTCTTGTGTACGTCCAACGGCGAAAGCGGGAATGATCACCTTTCCTTTTTTAACCTCGCAGGTTTGTTTAATAATATCGAGCAGCGCATCTTCAATCGGTCCGAGTTCTTTGTGAAGCGAGTCGCCGTATGTTGATTCGAGCAAAATGTAATCGGCCTGTTCAAAAGGTTCGGGGCTTTTCAATAACAGATCGCCGTAGCGCCCCACATCACCGCTAAATGAAATGCGGGAGCTTTTAACATCCTCCAAAATATTGAGATGCACCGCTGCACTGCCCAAAATATGCCCGGCATCGGTAAAGCTGAATTTTACATTTTCGTTTATCACATATTCTTCACCATATTCTACAATTTTAAACAGGTGCAGGGCTTCCATCACGTCCTCGTCGGTATATAGCGGACTAAGCAGTGGCTGGCCTTTACGGGCACGGTGTTTATTGTCATATTCAATATCCTGCATCTGGATCTTAGCCGAATCAAGTAGCAGGATACGGGCCAGGTCCATTGTGGCCGGGGTGCAGTAAATATTGCCTTCAAAACCCTCGGCAACCAGCCGCGGAATAAGTCCGCAATGATCAATGTGTGCGTGTGAAAGGATCAGGTGATCAACCTTTTTTGGGTTAAAACCAAAATGCTCGTTCATTTCTTCGGTTTGTTCGCCCAGGCCCTGAAACATGCCGCAATCAAGTAAAATGCCGGTGCCGTCATTAAGCCTAACTAAATGCTTGCTGCCGGTTACGTTACGGGCAGCGCCATGAAAAGTTATATTCATTTATAAATGGTATATGAAGTATCACAACGAAGATGGCAATTAAAAGTTTATCAAACTAAAAACTAAAAATTTAGTTGTTAATTTGAAATACATCATCTACCTTAGATAAACCGATCAGTTAAATTAATACACGAGGTATTAATATTAAAAGTACACACATGGAAATTAAAGAGTTAACCCGCGCCGAAGAGCAGCTTATGCAGGTGCTTTGGCAATTAAAAAAAGGGTATGTTAAAGACGTTATCGACCAGTTGCCCGAGCCCAAGCCCGCCTACAATACCGTATCAACCATAATCCGGATTTTGGAAACCAAGGGTTTTGTGGGGCATACGGCCTACGGCAAAAGTCACGAGTATCACCCGGTTATCAGCAAAGAGCAGTACCAGAATTTTGCAGCCGATAAATTGTTAAACGGCTATTTTGATAACTCGGTTAACCGCATGTTTTCATTTTTTGTGAAGAAGGAAAAAATCGACCTGAACGAGGCCGATGAGATCATGAAACTGATTGAAAAACTAAAAGAAAAATAATTATGAGCTGGTGGCAATATCTGTTGTTGGTAAACATATACCTGTTGCTGTTTTACGGGTTTTATATGCTGTTGTTGCGGAAGGAAACTTTTTTTCAGCTTAACAGGCTTTACCTGGTAAGTGCCGCCGTTCTGTCGTTCATGATCCCTGTTATCCAGGCTAACTGGGTGCAAAACCTGTTTATCACTCAACAGGTAAAATATACTTTGTATAACAGCCCCGTGTTGGTTTATCACTTTAAGCCGATTGAAGAATCGCCGGTGAGCATTGGGCAGATATTGTTTATTATTTATGTTGCTGGGATCCTGTTTTTATCGGGCAGGCTAATCTGGCAGCTTATCAGGCTAAAAAAAGTGATCAGCCAGCCCGAGCCTCCTGTATCTTACTCCTTTTTTAAAACGGTGAAACTTAATGCCGATGATGAAGAACATGCCGCCATCAGCACCCACGAGGAGGTGCACGCCCGTCAATGGCACTCGGCCGATGTGCTTTTGGTTGAGTTGGTGATGATTATCAACTGGTTTAACCCGGTGGTTTATTTTTACCGCATGGCCATTAAACATATCCATGAGTTTATTGCCGACAGGCAGGCCATTAAAGCAGGCACCAATAAGGCCGATTACGCCATGCTGCTTTTAAGCCAAACGTTCCATACGCCAACACATGATTTGGTTAACCCGTTTTTTAACAAAAGTATGCTGAAGGCAAGGATTATAATGTTGCAGAAAAACAATTCGCAGCGCATTAAACTGATCAAATACGGGCTTTCGGCACCTTTGTTTATTTTGATGATGATTTTATCATCGGCTACTATTAATAATAGTGATGCTATTACGGTGATCAATACCAAAGCCGATAAAGTTTTTGCTACCCCGGCCAGTAAGGTAACCGAAATAACAATTGATGAACCACTTCCTGCTATTGAGGATAACCAGGTTACCCCTGCTGATACTACGGAGGTGTTCACTGCTGTTGAGAACGTGCCTGAGTTTCCGGGCGGGATTGAAGCCTTTGGCAAATTTTTAGGCTCAAACATCAGGTACCCTGCAACCGCCCGCGAACAAAAGATCCAGGGCCGGGTGATCATCACTTTTATTGTTGAAAAAAACGGCGCTCTGTCAAACGAGAAAATTGTAAGGGGTATTACCGATGATTTGAATAACGAAGCGCTGCGTGTTATAGCGTTATCACCAAAATGGAAACCGGGTATACAAAACGGGAGGCCGGTTAGGGTGCAATATTCTGTACCTATCAATTTTTCGCTGGCCCCGGATGATGTAGCTACAATTGATACGGTGCCGGGCATTAAAGGAAAAATTACATCTGATCCTGTTTTTACCTCTGTAGAACAGGTGCCGGAGTTTCCGGGTGGTATAGAAGCCTTCGGCAAGTTTTTGGCAATCAATCTTAAGTATCCCAAAGCCGCTCGCGATAACAACGTGCAGGGCCGGGTAATTATTACTTTTATAGTTGAAAAGGACGGCTCGTTAACTGATATGAAGGTTGTTAGAGGAATTGGTTCCGGCTGCGATGAAGAAGCGGTGCGGGTGCTGAAACTTTCGCCTGCCTGGAAATGCGGCACACAAAACGGACATCCAGTTAAAGTGCAGTACAGCGTGCCGATAAGTTTTAAGCTGGCCGATGATCAAAAAGAAAAAGCCGGAGAAAATAAAACCGGCGCGGTTGAAACAGGTAACCCCGTCTCGTCATTTTCTACACAGGTGCGCCGGGATACAACCAAATCAACCGTTATACTCAGAGATGTTAACGGACCTGTGCAACCGTTGTATATTGTTGACGGAAAAGTGCAAAATAGCCGCTTTGTTTTAAACTCGCTTAATCCATCTGATATCGAAAGCATCAGCGTGTTAAAGGATAAAACGGGAGTTGCAATTTACGGCGAGAAAGCCGCGAATGGCGTAGTATTGATTGTTACCAAGGCTGCTGCTAAAAAGAAAGCTGCCCGGAAAAATGACTAAGAATCAACTCATTTAAATTGTAAACAGGATAACAGAGCAACTGGCACTTCTTTTAATGCGTAAATAAAAACTTCGGTAAAACTGCTAAATTAGCCGCATGAAAGGTAACGACCGGTTATACCCCTCCATTTTTCACACGCGCTACATAGTCCTTTCGCAACTGAGGGATAAAACAATCGAAATAATAAAGCAGCTCACCGCAGATAATAAAACGCTTTTACTGGCCGATTTTGGCTGCGGCGACATGCCCTACCGCGAACTCATTGATCCGCTGGTGGGTAAATACCTGGGTATCGACCTGGAAATGAACCCCAAAGCCGAGCACCATATAGGCTTTGACAGTAAAACAACATTGCCCGATAATTATTGTGATATTGTATTAAGCAACCAGGTACTGGAGCATGTTGATACGCCCTCAGGCTATCTTCAGGAAGCTTTGCGTATTTTAAAACCCGGCGGAACGGCTATCATCACCACCCATGGCCATTGGTTTTATCACCCAACACCTAACGACTACTGGCGTTGGACAAGCGCAGGTTTACGTAAAACCATCGAGGCTGAAAATTTTAAGATCAGCATGTTTTATGGCATTTTAGGTTTATCTGCAAGTGGTTTGCAATTGTTTCAGGATGGTATTGCCGTTAAACTGCCTAAATTTTTAATTCCGCCTTTTGCGCTGGTAATGCAGGCCATGATAGGGTTATTTAATAAAATAAATACCCAGGCGCAACGTGACCGCGACGGTGCTATCTATGTAATAGTTGCCCAAAAGCCCCTTTAATATTATTTATTAACTTTGTACCTGCAAAGCATAGCTTTATATACTCTGTATCTGTAATGACTGAAAATCCGAACCGCGAAAATGTAGTGTCTTATTATGATGAGCACGTTAAAAACAAGCTTAATGATTACATTGTAGTAAACCCGCGTATTGAATATGGATGGGAAACCATTAAGCGTTTTACGCCTTCAAAACCGGCGCGCATTTTAGAGGTAGGCTGCGGAATGGGTAATATCTGCTCGCGCATGCGTAAGTATTGGCCGGATGCTGTTATTACAGGCATCGATATAAGCACCATGTCTATCCAGATAGCCCAAAAGCTTTTTGGCGATAGTAAACTGAATTTTAAGGAAAGCATCCTTACCCCCGATACTTTTAACGAACAGTTTGATCTCATCATATTTATGGATGTGTATGAGCATATTGCAGTTACCGACAGGCCTGCTGTTCATGCGGCATTGGCCAAAATATTACGCGATAAGGGGCGGATTATTTTAACCGTGCCAACCCCGGCAAACCTCAAATGGTCGTTAGTTAACAAGCCCGAAACTATGCAGCCTGTTGATGAGCATATCTCATTTGATGTGATTGGTAAGCTGGCGGCAGATACCGGCACCGAGGTTATTTTGTACGAACTGAAAAATGTATGGAATGTTGGCGACTATGCCCATATCGTACTGGAAAAAAACAGCGATTTTGAAGCCGCTTTCTTTCATCCCAAACCGGTAACCGCATCGCAGCGCAGCCGCAGGATCTTTAATAAGGCCATATACAAATTAGGCAGTTTCTTCCGCAGGGGATTTGTTCGTAAAAAGTTAGGCTGATATGGATCAGGCATATAACTTATGTATCATCAAGCCCAATAAATCTGCATTTTCCGAAACCTTTATACAAATGCATATCTACCGCCTTGGCGGTAACAAAAAGGTGCTTTATGGCGGCGCTTTCCCGGTTTATGATCATGAAGATAAAACCCTGATCCGTTCAAAACTGGGTTTGCTGCTTTATCTTATCCAAAAAAGAGTTTTTAGGCAAAAAAAAATCGGCATCCGTACACGTGCATTAAAAAATTATCTCACAGAAAATAAAATAGACGCTGTATTTGCCGAGTACGGAATGGTGGGGGCATCTGTTACCGAGGCCTGCAAACTTGCCGGGGTACCTTTAGTGATCCATTTTCACGGCGCTGATGTATTTCATCGTGATACGGTTGCCGCTTATGCCGATTTGTACCAGGGTGCTTTTAAATACGCAAGCGCATTTATAGCAGTATCGGGCGAAATGGCCGAAACGCTCAAGCAAATGGGGGCACCGGCAGATAAAGTGTATACTGCATCATGCGGAGTTGATACATCGGCTTTTCCCTTGCTTGATATTTCGGCTTCGGCACGTGATTTTTTGTTTGTGGGGCGTTTTGTCGAAAAGAAATCTCCTCAATCATTGGTCCGTGCATTCAAAATCGTTCACGAAAAATATCCCGATGCCGGACTGTGGATGGCCGGTACAGGACCGTTGTTTGATGAAACTAAAAATCTAATAATCCAACTGGATCTTCAGGGTGCCATTACCCTAACCGGTGTGCTGAAATCTGATGAAATAAGAGCTTTAATGGCTAAGATGCGGGCTTTTGTGCAACACTCGGTAACCGCCGCCAATGGCGATAAGGAAGGTACGCCGGTAACCGTGCTCGAAGCTTCATCTTCGGGTTTGCCTGTAGTTTCAACCCGCCACTCCGGCATTAAGGAAGCTGTTGTTGATGGCGAAACCGGTTTTTTGGTTGATGAATATGATATTGAAGGCATGGCCAAAAAAATGATGATATTAGCCGATGATACGCACCTGGCGGCAAAAATGGGT
The sequence above is a segment of the Mucilaginibacter celer genome. Coding sequences within it:
- a CDS encoding sensor histidine kinase, translating into MKKRSIGLIIGLMGFALLSVIAMQFYFLRQSYQMQSDLFDRSVRESLNSVVDKVTRQDANNFLKAKTQPVSNVIADSEDGGSAPIRTVKTNSGSKKQTAREKRIAMLRDSLQRMINHKKMDDELNGLLQTEGTVDFKVHVEEYTDEFGVVHEQLTPEIVRTHITRRITRPKKLHKYDTLRYVYVDPQFGKQMISVPRINPLWVQEQARKQKEKQLLQIKKMLEVDSLEKVHLASNKPTVIENLAEEYRKSGEPLNKRINPLWIDSLLRFELHTRGITLPFSYEISTANSDSLIFSNASDSEGEKPPVFVAANTYQTPIFTKEVINDPGKIMLSFPQKNSLILRNMTASMATTGGLTMVLIFCFGYTIFSILRQKKISEMKIDFINNMTHEFKTPVSTIMIASEALRDNEIAEDKARVSRLANIIFEENARLGSHIERVLNIARIERNDFKLDKKPVDVNEMVSLVLDSMELKLQKCNAKTTLHLEADNAFIIADELHFSNVLYNLIDNAIKYSNEAPDITISTAVKSGQVVIRVADKGIGMSRDQQSKIFEQFYRIPTGNVHNVKGFGLGLSYVNTIVKRLNGTIGVKSEKDKGSEFELKFAVA
- a CDS encoding response regulator transcription factor gives rise to the protein MKKILLVEDDANLGLLLQDYLQLKGKFDVVLCKDGEEGLRAFTKQAYDLLILDVMMPKKDGFTLGKDIRKINAQVPIIFATAKGMIEDKTQAFNLGGDDYITKPFRIEELLLRINALLKRTDNAGKKEEEKQTSFNIGKYTFDYTSQMIMIADTQQKLSTKEAELLRLLCMRKNEVLTREEALLNIWHDDNYFNGRSMDVFLSKIRKYLKDDPNVEIINVHGRGYKLLIN
- a CDS encoding DUF6036 family nucleotidyltransferase, whose translation is MGNIFNQDFRDFIHELNEGGVRYILIGGYSVILHGHSRSTGDMDIWIDRTIENYKKLKLAFSRFGMPIFDMTEEKFMSPEIEVFTYGRPPTSIDVMTTALGLDFDTCFENAIYFEEDGLSIRTIHLNDLISAKKASGRHKDLDDLDNLIK
- a CDS encoding M20/M25/M40 family metallo-hydrolase, yielding MKLKLLFSCFIAAGIAVPALAQEPVDAAMVQKIREEGLNHSKVMETAFYLTDVSGPRLANSPGLIRAQKWAVNQLKTWGMSNARLESWGKFGKGWEVQKNYAAITVPYYHAIIAIPKAWTPGTNGLIKGDVMILKADSAVELEQYKGKLAGKIVIFDTKAPTERTWKIDAARYTDEELAEMANAKATPAGPRRNAPDPNAAQMASFRKLRAFRTALSQFLVDEKVGLILSQGRGTDGTVFTTNGASYADTAKAVAPELETSSEDYQRILRLLKGGQPVQLEAEIKTQFITDDLQGYDVVAEIPGTDKKLKNQVVMIGGHLDSWHAATGATDNAAGSAVMLEAMRILKAINFKPKRTIRIALWSSEEQGLFGSRGYVANHFGDPKTMELKPEQAKLSAYYNLDNGTGKIRGVYLQGDSAAAPIFKAWLEPFKDLGATTLTIRNTGGTDHLSFDAVGIPGFQFIQDAIDYGTRTHHSNQDTYDRLIEDDLKQAATIVASFVYHTSQRAEMIPRKELPKPQPAR
- a CDS encoding RES family NAD+ phosphorylase produces the protein MLIYRIALAKYADKLIASGRAARWNPNEVDMIYTASSRSLACLENVVHRNQLGLIAAFNVMTIEAPDKLKITTLKLDDLRVDWSDFNQMRYTQLIGENWIRERKTAILAVPSSIIEEEFNYLLNPKHEDFGEIKLIRSVPFIFDQRIKQ
- the parS gene encoding type II RES/Xre toxin-antitoxin system antitoxin, with protein sequence MEKRKSTTGKTPKPNQYNIEPMVSYVNDFQEPYITIPRYNDDIGLLDRSKKGLEAKSALDFLALSGFTQDEFQETFKTTVKTIQNHVSRQLKLDASLSEKLLKSFALFDSGIEVFGSAQAFQQWLHAPAYGLGNRVPFNLMDTITGIQFIDEELTRIKYGDLA
- a CDS encoding MBL fold metallo-hydrolase RNA specificity domain-containing protein, which translates into the protein MNITFHGAARNVTGSKHLVRLNDGTGILLDCGMFQGLGEQTEEMNEHFGFNPKKVDHLILSHAHIDHCGLIPRLVAEGFEGNIYCTPATMDLARILLLDSAKIQMQDIEYDNKHRARKGQPLLSPLYTDEDVMEALHLFKIVEYGEEYVINENVKFSFTDAGHILGSAAVHLNILEDVKSSRISFSGDVGRYGDLLLKSPEPFEQADYILLESTYGDSLHKELGPIEDALLDIIKQTCEVKKGKVIIPAFAVGRTQELLYALNGLELKGILPDVHYYVDSPLSEKATQILMNHPEVYNKQVQDVLKTDANPFGFKGLRFIESVEESKALNDDPRPCVIIASSGMAEAGRVKHHIKNNINNQKNTILMVGYAEPNSLGGRLLRGDHEVHIFGEQYEVKAEVRSIRSMSAHGDYDDLLHFVSCQDPALVKTVFLVHGEYEVQHHFAGKLKQKGFQHVEIPYQHQRIDLK
- a CDS encoding BlaI/MecI/CopY family transcriptional regulator; this encodes MEIKELTRAEEQLMQVLWQLKKGYVKDVIDQLPEPKPAYNTVSTIIRILETKGFVGHTAYGKSHEYHPVISKEQYQNFAADKLLNGYFDNSVNRMFSFFVKKEKIDLNEADEIMKLIEKLKEK